ttatgcacatatttatttatgttccATTACAACCATGTGTGTTCGTTGAATGGTTCCCAATTTCCGTTCCTCCGGTGGGACGAAAAAAGGTAATCCCATTTTTAACACAATGTGATTGCAAAgttgtataaataaaatacggcaaaaaaaataaacctttttttcttcttcctttcctcttttcttccttctttggGTCGCTTTCTCTTGGGCAATTgtgtcaaaatggggatatTCCTCTTCAGTTGCCCCCTCCGAACTGTCACATTTAACCACCAAAACCATATAATGTTCTTCCTTGTCTTTTCAGCGAGTACACAATGTCCATAGCAGTGACAGTCTTTCTCTTTGCGTGTTCAGTGTACATGATGGAATCTTTAATTACGTTTTCTAGGAAGACTTTTAACACTCCTCTGATTTCTTCGTATATCAAACCGGAGATACGCTTCACACCACCTCTTCTGGCCAAACGTCTGATGGCTGGTTTGGTGATACCTTGAATGTTATCTCTTAAAATCTTTCTGTGCCTCTTCGCTCCTCCCTTTCCCAATCCTTTGCCTCCTTTTCCTCGTCCTGACATTTTCgcttaaattaatttatataaaaaaaaagggaaagttgaaaaaaaggaaaaaaaaaaaaaaaaggtaaactttaaaaaaaaaaaaaaaaaactgaaaattttgttaatttggggaatgtataaaaaaaaaaaatgtactatatgatttattatttaatttatatataatatggtatatatattttttttttttttaaattttttcgagatttattttaaaaaaaaaaaaaatatgaacagttcagaattttttttaattatttaaaattttcatttgcatCGCATTGCATTgcgttttttaaatttgagaTTTTTGAGATTTTTGATTATGCAATTTGGGCATCGCTCGGCGCGCTAATTGGCTCATTAATTGGCTCACTATCGACTCGTCACCCGGCGCGCGAGTTTTgagattttcttttttccgttACGTATCGTTGCGCTACGTTACGTGGcgttttgattttttttttttttttttgatgtgcATATTTCTTCAGCTTGTTGCGCGTATGCGCAGGGTTCGCCCTGGGCCCGCGCCCGCACAGCtcgtattccttttttttttaaatcatttttgaGTCGAAACGGCTGCGCTGCGCGtatgcaaataaatgtacgtacatgtatatatatatatatatatatttttttttccccccttatatataaatgcagCATGCACTGCGGGAGCCGTACATTTTGGATAATTGCCCGCGCGCCAACTGCCCAGGAAAAATGTACAATTAATTAACTGCATTCGCGGCGCGCATACGCGTATGCGTACgcttatatataaaaatacattatacGTACATGCGCGTACGTTTTATGCGCACCCCCCTGCCATCCCTTGTGCTCGGGGCGAAGGAAAATGCCACGGATGCCCCCAATTTATGCCAGCGCGCAGGGCATACGCGCATATAATgtacaaatgtacatatgtacatatatacctTTATGcttatatacatgtatacatttatatatatgctggCATACCGAGTGGACAATGTCACCCGCGCCACTATTTGGACATGGGGTGCACGGCGGTTCGCGTCAGGTACAAATGCCAAACATTTACGCACATACGCTTATAACACTacgtgcttcccccttcgaGTCGTGCCATACCCTCGCAGTTCCAGTTAACGAAAGTGAAGTTCGAAATGAGTAAGCACCAATTGCCATACGTGCACGTGCGTACTTTCCCGCAAAATTGTTTGCACGAAAAGTGTCAAAGGGTCCCCGTCGTGCGGCTAGTGCCCTGGCGAGGGAAGTCATTCCAAAGCGATTTTAACGTACATCTCAGCAAAGGGTATCTCTCTCATGTTCGTCATTTCGTGCACGCGGCATAATCACTCTGTAgttctcccctttggtgaTATTTGCTCTCATTCCCCGCGCGCTCGCCAAGgtaaatttgttttccctAATTATGCGTCCTCTCGCTGGCCCCATTTTTACGCCACAGTTGAGGCACACCAacatttccccttctccgtgGGCTGAATGAGCCAATTTGcccacttaaaaaaaaggtaaagcGAAAGATAAACCAAGGaatgttttaatttcatGCGAATGTGATACGAATTTGTCACGCCACAACGGGTAAACGTTCATCGGGTGAGGGGAGCACcactttaaaattttcctaATTTTGAAGAGGCGGCGAGTGCAGGTTAACCGCAAAGGAGCACATTTCAGTCGCAGACACTGTGCTATGTTTGCCACCCGCTCATATCAGCATACCTACGCgtggttttattttacaattttaaacaGATCATTTGGGGGACGGCAGGAGTACCATCGATTTGTAAGTTCATATGCTGTGTGGAGTGTTCACCAACCCAAGCTTACTTATATGTTTGCCTGCCGCTCTATGCGCATTGCCACCCCTTACCAACTCAACCCCTATGCATCACCGCAAGCTTTTACGTTTATCACGCTCAAAGCGAACATGTTGAGCAGACAAAATTGGAATGTTTTCCAAGTGACACGTGGAGTGCGCCGCCATCCATTTAGACGTAGCCAATGTGTGCCATGACATGTTCCGACGCATTTGTAGGTGTCTTCCCCCCGGGAAAATACAAACTTTTAATGTTGATTCTCCTATGGaggtttttcattttttttgccgaaaAGATGCCcacatttgtgtgtgcacacatgGTTTTATCTCACCCCCTGCTTCCTCCTGCCATACGAAATGGTGTCATCGCTTGGAAGGCGGAAAAACAGTCCTACACATTTATAATCATACATGTGGGGGATCGCGGACGAAAGACGAACTAACGTACGGTCGAATGATCGTTCATTTAGGTATTACCCCCCTAACGATAGGCAACTGCGCAATTACGCGCGACGTTCAAATAAGAACAAAAGTGAACAGTTGGAAAGACTCCCGAAATGGGGTTACCTAAAAATTTCctgaaaaaatcattttccGCTTTGCACGATGGTAACACGTGCGACAAAATGGCGGCATACAATTCCAACTCGTTGGAGTTTACTTCGTTCCACCTGCTTTCCCCAAAGTGATTTTCCATTCAGACGCTTTGGAACGGCGGCGAGCGGCAACATTGTAACGCTCGTCATCGTAAGTAAGcacaaaattgcaattttttaaaagggccgtttttttttccaagtgtTGGGGAAGTAGTAGTACACGCCGCGATACCATCGCCCAATCGCCGCTTTGGATGCAAATCGAATGGAACAAAATCGAACGAACAGGGTGGGAGGTACCAAGCTGAACGTGCGAACGGGCGAGCGGGAGAAgcgctttttttaaaagcacaCACGCGCAGTGTGGTGTACATAAACGAGGGTTTCCTCACCTTCAAGTCAGCGCGAGCTGCGTAGCAAAATTGCGATCGACCATGggcaggggggaaaagataGCTGCTTTGAACTAAAGGGTCACGGCCAGGCAAATTCCTcacgtgcatacgtacgcgcagatatataaaaatcgCCGCAGCATTTAAACATACGCGCAAAGcgcatacatgtatatatataatatacatatgtatatatatatgcacgtaCATGCGCTGCGCGAGCCGCCGAGTTGCGCTCCCCCTCGCGCGCAGTCACATGCACACGGAAAATATACATCCCTCCAGCTCGCGCTAAACTaccttttcgcctttttggTCAAAGCGGCGAAACGCAGTGGGGAAggtgcatatatgtatgtacatacatccGTATGTGTGCTGCGCGTCAATTTCCCATCAGGGGGCGATTTTTGgcaatgcgaaaaaaatatgaacgggtcaggcgaTGAGAGCGGTTATGCGCGCGAGCGGCTGGGCGATAAAGCGGTTGGTGATACAAAAGCGGTTGGTGATACAAAAGCGGCTGGCGATACAAAAGCGGCTGGGCGATACAAACGGTTGGGCGATAAACGCGGCTGGCGATACAAAAGCGGCTGGGCGATACAAACGGTTGGGCGATAAACGCGGCTGGCGATACAAACGGTTGGGCGATACAAACCGCTATGCCATACGGGCGAGCGCCTTTTCCCCCACCCCCTCTGTGTGtgcgcatatataaaatagcGAAACGCGGAGACGATTTCTCCCCTCCTGCATGTGCATACAAAAAGTatcgccaaaaaaaaaaaaaaaaaaaataccatatgtaattatatatataaaaaaatacggcCTGGTTGATTAactgtacatatgtacatatgcacccgcgtgtacttttttttttttttttcaaaatggtcatttattttttttcatttcatttttaatttattttatttttttcctttttgcaatatttaaaaataatatttaaaaaaaatatatttaaaatatattttaatatttttataagaaaaagttcctaaattatttttcataaaattcaGCACATTtctttattcatttttcatacgcattttcttttttttttttcccaaagtaacatttttttttttttccttacatttttatatatcacaCAAAATGGTATCCAAAAAGCCAgcgaaagcgaaaaaagCCACCACTGGTGCAACTGAcggaaagaagaagagaaaaaagtcCAGATATGACAGCTATGgactttacatttttaaagttttgAAACAAGTTCACCCAGACACTGGTATTTCGAGGAAATCCATGAACATCATGAACTCCTTCCTTGTTGATACTTTTGAGAAAATTGCAACTGAAGCTTCCAGATTGTGTAAATACACCAGAAGGGACACCTTATCATCCCGTGAAATTCAAACTGCCATCAGATTAGTATTGCCAGGAGAATTGGCCAAGCACGCCGTTTCGGAAGGAACCAAGGCCGTTACGAAATTTACCTCCAAGTAATTTTTGGTACCACAGGCCCGTTgccgaaatggaaaataaaaaaaataaaaaagtgtaaataCGCATCAAGTGGAAAActtttatatgatatataaaaatgtttaaaaaaaatgaaactaaaaaaaaaaaaaaaaaggctaaccAAGAATCAACTAAAAGCAACACATATGAAGAGAAGAATAATTACACGGGGAAAAAGACAAAGCAGAAAGAAGCTGCAGTTATGGACGTTTCGATACGATTGGAATGGAGACATTTCGTTCGTTCGCCGAGGAACTCCCTCTACTGCCGTCTGACTTGTCCATCAAGTTATTCACTCATATGGTACAAGAAAAGCAAAGCTGAATTGAATCGAATTGAATTGCGTACATCTCAAAATGGCTACCCCCTCTTAGAGGGAGGCTATTCACACAAGTCTGTGTGTGCTTTGCATGGCAGCCCATGCAGTGTGCATACAAACGTTTCGCACCAAATTAAAACGAATGCTATAATGAACAGTAGGAGGAATGATGCGTGAAGCTGTGTGCATGCGTTGTGTGTACGTTCCTGTCCTTGTGCATGCTCTTTTATGTGTGCACTTGTACATGTACTACCTTCGTATGACCGGCGCACTATCCGGGAGAGTCTCACACACACgcggtattttttttttttttgcgactGGCTGTTTTGGGCAGGTGATGTGAATACGTTGTTGTCCCAAAACCTCAATGCGTTCACATCGTGCGCCTTAAAATGGTCAGCGAGAAATTGTATGCACGTGCACTTATcgtgtatgtgtgtgcatcTGGTCAAGTCCCGCAGTGTGCATAAGACTTCCACCCCGTATACAGTATAGTGTGccgtacacacatacatattttcgtgttatttttcatgttttttttttttttttaagtttagttaaatttaaataaacaaCTTTACGAAGGCTTCACTAGAAGccattccctttttaaccCCTTCGTTTCGCGACAAGGAAAAGTTGGCATGCGTGAGAGGAGTTGCAGCTGTGTGGAAGCAGCATTTTTGCGTAGCGAAGCAATGCACGTAGTTGTTCACGTGTGCAATTTTTCACATTCGAATGGATGGAAGCGGGTAGGGATAGGTTGTTCCCCTGGGGCGAGTCTACAATGCGAGGAagcttttcctcctctgcaTCATTTCGAGGGGGTAACTTTTTTagttgcttctcctccccaaTGGGGTTTCACCGTCGCGTTACTCTTTTGTGCAACTCTTGTACGCATTAGAGGGGCCCAAATGGGAACCCCCCTAACGCAGACATTCCAGGCAGGCTTGAACCTCCAATTGAgatgcttctccctccccacCCTTTTTACCATCTGAACTCACCTTGAATGTGCCATCTGCTTCGCATGAAATACGACTAGGCCTTTCTGCAAACACGAAAAGGATTCGTTAGTCAAGCCATTTACACAGTcatgtgcaaaaatgtagtTAGGAACTGCCATCTGTGGGTTTATATGTATTTGTGCGCTCGCCCTACATGTGCAGGCGGGTGAAGACATACCTCACTCTTTGCCAGCAGGGCCGTTCCGTGGCAGTTCCACTGCGCCGCTTTGCAGGTGAACCCTGAAGAGGGGGGGGCGTCGGTCAGAAGGAACACGTGAAAGTGGCGCAGGTGGTCGTTACTCGGTGGTCGTTACTCGTTGATCGCTACTCTCCTCAGCGAAGTGACACAGAAGAACATTACGCGGTGATGGACTCCCTTCGTGGAAGTTTTCCCTCCTCCACCTACCGCAAGGCATTTCCAGCACGGCGCACTCGTTCGGCAGCCACACAAACAATTGCGGCGAATTCGTGCAAATGAGCAACCTGCGCGGTTAACGAGTATCCTCATGGGTAGGCAGTTGCAGAAGCAACACGTCGGCTTAGTTTcatcaaaaaatgggggaaaccAAAAAGGCACACTTTTTTACCTTGCCTTGTGCAGAACATTATCCCACCGTATgttggttattttttttttctgttgcaGTATGGCTACACAGGTGTAATTCTCCGCCGAGTAAATCCGGACCACGTTGTTGTGGCTCTCTGGAAGGGTTGCATGTGTGTGGGGGTAACCCCGAGGAGGTTATTCCATTCATTTCTCTCACTGGACGTTGGGGAGGCATACGCTCATCACACAGGGGGATTACCCCCTTTGGAAGACCATCTAGACATACCGCTTATGATCGACAGGAAGGTCCCACACAAACTGAAAGATAAAAAGGCGATTCCCACTGGGGAGAATACATCCGTTATCCCCTTCGCAACAGAGTCAGCTCCTTTTTCCTGCAAAGCGGGGACAAGGTGATTCCCTTTTAGTATGGCGATTTCGACTGGTGGAGCTTCACTTAGCAGAATTCGCGTCGTCATGAAccctgtgtgtgtgtgcaagtGCATACAGCATGGCAACACTCTCGCGCAGcgtgaaaaagggaaaaaaaaaaaaaaaaaaaaacacttcacAGAGGGGCACACCTTTTCACACTTCAGCAGTTTGTATTCGCCTTCCTTCACGCCTTCGGAAACTGTTAAAGAGGGGGTGAATTCCCATACGTATATTAATCAGGCATTATACAAACATGCAAGAGGGtcaaaaagagggggaaaaaaaagagctaaTGGGGAGGTAATCCCCATTGATGTATCTCCACTGGTTTAACGCCCCCTTACCGTTtgtgtaaaaggaaaagttcgCCTTTCTCTCCTTCTGGGGAGTCGCGCTGTGGAGAGTTCCAATTCGCATAGGgttatacacatgtgcgtatgGGCATTTGCGATcgcgaggggggggataaTATCTGTGGAGGTCAACAGGCTAACGTCATCACAGCTATGTGGAGCATTATACCCCCGTGCTGCACAAAAAACCAGGTGAATTTTTATCCCCCATAAGGAAGCACACCCTGTGTTGGTGGCAACACCAGCAGTTACAACTCTGCATGtgtatttcgtttttttctccccccccccttcctctATATGCGTTGCTCTTACAGCACGTAAACTAACTCGGGGGATAAAACCCCATTTAGGGAGTTCCTCGAGGAGGtgttttctttatatatctTCTGTCATGTGAAGAGGAACGCATTGGTAGAGAACGTGTTTTATCCTTCAGACGCGTTACGGGGGTGCCACCCAAATGGGCATCCCATCACACTCCGCACTGCACTTATGGTGGGTCCATCGGCTGTACCATTTGCTCGTTCATTAGGACTATCTCActtaaagttattttttttatttctttcaaGTTGTCTAGGTGTAGGACTGTCACCTGCGTGAGGAGCCCATGGGCGGAGTGTGCGTATGCACATGAGGTGTGGACGGCAACCACGTGGCTGCAGAGCGATTGAAAGAACTTTCACTCCGCTTCTATCACCCCTTACAGCTCCATCTTCCGTGCCCAGCGAGAGGACGTTCCGCTCCCTACTCTTCGACGCGAGAGTTACACCTGCGTTGGTGGTAACGATTTGGTG
The DNA window shown above is from Plasmodium vivax chromosome 9, whole genome shotgun sequence and carries:
- a CDS encoding histone 2B (encoded by transcript PVX_090935A) — translated: MVSKKPAKAKKATTGATDGKKKRKKSRYDSYGLYIFKVLKQVHPDTGISRKSMNIMNSFLVDTFEKIATEASRLCKYTRRDTLSSREIQTAIRLVLPGELAKHAVSEGTKAVTKFTSK
- a CDS encoding histone H4, putative (encoded by transcript PVX_090930A), producing MSGRGKGGKGLGKGGAKRHRKILRDNIQGITKPAIRRLARRGGVKRISGLIYEEIRGVLKVFLENVIKDSIMYTEHAKRKTVTAMDIVYSLKRQGRTLYGFGG